The segment GCACACGCCAGCATCCATATCACACATCTCGATGGAACCACAGGTCAGTGAGATGCCTTCTCCCCATCGTCCCAAGCTCCCCAGCACAGGCAGCCATAAGTTTACACACAGCAACTGGAGTTTTTGCTGTAGTTTTAGCAGCCAGGATTAGTGGTTAAAGTAAGGAGTCAGGATTTCTGGGTTCTTGCCCAGCATTGGCAGGGGAATTAGTCTAGCAGTGAAAGCAGTGTGGGCTGGGAATCAGagctcctttgttctgttcccaCCCCTACCACTGAGTCACTGCATAACCTTAGTAATTTTAATTAGAGGGGGCAAAATCTTGAGTTCAAACCCCTTCAGATTTCAGAGCCAGATTCAGATTCCCAGGTTGGAGCCTACCCCCGTGGTTCTGTTTGGGGTTAAATCCAAACTGGGTGGTGCCTATTTTCTGGTTTTGATGGGGATGAACTCATGAGACTTCTGCCCAAGATGGTGAAAATTTCATAAGAACTGCTGATTCTGCCTACTGAATTTTTAGATGAACTTTCAGTGGAGCCATGGGGGTTTTCAATGGTGGTCTCCCAGCCAAGTACTGCTCAACTGCATCCCTGCTTAGCATATGAGATCTCACAGCCCAAGCAGGCCTGACTGCAGGATACCCCAAAGCAAGGTGAGAGAATGAAGGGTAACCAAAGGTGACTCTGTGATGGGAGTGTCATTGCTCTGAGCCCAGAGGCTGCATATTTGAATCCCACAACGTTTGCAGCAGGCCTGGCTCCAGTGTGATCTTGTGGCTTTTTTGCTGTCTGTCATAGGATTTCCATTTATGGGGAACCCCTGGATCCTTCTCCCTGTGAGGGGAAAGACCTTCTGAAAGGGCTGCTGAGGAGCTTTGACAGGGGTGGGGAACCAGGCCCTACACAGATACCCACTAAGCAGCTTTGGTGAGCTCCAGAGGACCAGGAAGCCAGGCCATTCTGAATCTGTGCCAAAAATCTGCACACCAGCTCTACGGGGGTTTGGCCTCCTCCCAGGCCCACAAGGAAATCCCTGGGTTCTAAacgctccttccctcccctcaccaGATATCAGGCACTTCACTGTGCCCCCATGCTGTGGCAGGCATGACCTGGTCAACCTAATGGACAGCAATGGTGGGTTCACATTGACAAGACTGGATGCTTATCAGGTCACAAACCTAGTCCTCACCGGCTCTTTGGCTCTTAGGTAAAAATCCAGGAGGCCAACTGGAGAGGTGTTTGCAGGTGTGGAGTGATCCTGGGTCTCTCAACTGCATTTTCTTCTTCTGCAGCATTTCTTACTCCATCCCCAAAAAGGACCCTTCTAGATCCACAAGCAACACTGTCACCATAGTCACTCTGGAGCGTAAGTGATGCCACTTTGTCTAGCACACTAAAGACCCCTGCCTTtatctggctgagttactaagaaagggatggacaggCAGCTGCCTTGCATCAAAGGGAAGAATGTGGTAATGGATTCCAGCACATCCAGAGCAGAGCCATAGGCCTTCTCCTACTCAGACACAAGGTTCTTCATTTGTACATGTATATACATGAGCCATGGCACAGCCTCAGACTACATCGCTCCATTGTCTATTCCACAGTTTCACATTCTCCAGAGCTGGAGCTTCAGTAGAAGAGGCGGACCGGTGTTCTGGGTCCATACTGAATAAGGGGGATGGTGGTGGGGAAAGGTCTGCTCTATTTCCCTTGGACTCATGGGTGTCTGATGTATTCTCCTCCTCAGGAGTGGATTACAGGAACACAGCTGTGGACATCTCATGCAGTGGGGTCATGGTGGTGATCATGGTTCTGCTCTCTGCAGGCCTCATTGCTGTGCTGGCAATCACAGGCCGCAAGTGAAGCCGGATGGTGCCCAGAAACCCACAGACAGTCGCTTCCCCTGTGGAGACAGTACCACACTGTCAGTGACATGCAAATTAATACAAAAGGCTGggcccttttttattttttgggttCTTTCTGATGGAAAGAAAAGGCCTGGACAGTTCCCCCCACATagtttttccttcttccttttacATTAGAAGCTCAGGTCTTGGCTGCCCTGTTTGTCCTGGAGGACTCTGCGAATGACTGCAGATCAAGAAGGATTGTGATACCTCGTCTACACCTTATAATGGTATAACTATTCAGTTAgggtttttaactaaaatagttatactggtacaagcCCCCAGATGGATGAAGTtttaccagtataaaggtgccttacacTGGTTCCCCCTCCCGTATAAGAGTAAGCTGTAATGGTATAAGCGCATCCCAGCTGGACCCCAGCTGGTGAAACTTGGAAGAAGCCTTGTACAACTTTATCTACACTGATATATTTAAAGCAacacaacttgtgtgtgtgtaaacaaggccttaaCCAGTCACATGTCAAGGGATTTCAATTTGGGGGGAAGGGATTTGATTCAGACTCATTCAAACtccagtttttgtttttcttaacaccTGTTTAGACTCAGACACCTGGGAGAAAAAGTGCCTTTGTTAAAGTTTCAGCCCCTAAACCCCTTCGGTGAAAGGCTGAGATAGCTGTCAGGCCACATCTCTGACTCTTCCAAAGAGATCTCCAGCAAAAACAGGGACTAACTGGCTTGACATTCCTGAGATTCCTAACAATGAAACCAAGCagaattaaaaatcaaaacccTACAAATTTTCAAGCCTACTTTATGAATCTTAAAGAATCAAAACCAAGGGCACAAATCcacttttcttccccctccctccttgcagGTCGCTTTAATATGGTAACCTCAGTTTAATTCATGGCTTTGCTCCTCCTGAACTTTTCCCAGGCCCTGTCCAAGACGCCAGTTTAATTTGCTTCATGTTATATTTGCTACCAAAACTACAAGAGTGATCAGTCCATGCACTTCCAGGCATGACATTCTAACCAGCTAGGATGTAAAAAAAATTCCCTCTTCCCGGACATCATTGGATAGCACCGCATGATATCTAGCTTCTCCGTTGTCAGACACATTAAGGGGAATTCTTTCCTCTGAAGCTATTGTCACTGGCCAGGACTCCAGGCCAGATAGGTTTGATCTAGAGTGCTGGCTATAGGCAGTTTAATTCCTAGTTCTAAATGTTACTCATCCTCTGCAACTCCCAAAGTTAACCCTTGTGGTGCCTGAAGCCACAGGATGTATGGGATTTCCCTTGTATCATTCACTTCCTGAAGAACATGTGTTCTGTCCTCATCTTATTGAGCATAACAATGAAATGTAGATGCCATGGGCTGTATCTACTTTCTCCTCACCTTCCCCACATGTTCAAGATCTCCTCTACTTTATTCCTAGCAGATTAAGGGAATCCTCTCACTGCCAGATGCCAGTGTAGCCGCAGTGAACTGGCTTGGATTCTGGTGTGCACTTGGTCTCAGAACTCAGAATCCATTTAGTTTCCAAGAACATAGACCTATCATGCGCAGTCAGGGGGGGAAAACACTCACAAGGAGATTGGTGATGATGGATGCCCCACCCACTTCTTTCATTTCCCATTCTACAAGGATTCTTGCCATAGTCTCACACTGAGCGTGATAAGTGGGGGAGGTGGTTGTGCTAGAAGCTAAAGTTCCTGTTGGTTCAGGATCCAGGATGGAGTGGATCTTCTGAGTTTACTTCTGGGGGATTTGGAGCTGCCTGTTCCCTCCAGTGCCTTCAAGGCTTGTTATTAATTTACATGCCCTAGTTTATGTTGGTGCCTTTTGTCTTTATGATGCTCAGATCCTAGTGATGGGTTCCCATATAGGAAGCTAAATTGTAATGTTACATCTTCTGCTCTTATAAtggggtcctggaggagccaggagGCCTTTCACTGCTCCTTtgtgggtgtgcatgtgagtggACTCTGTTTGTAGATTGGGTTTTCTTGGGGCTTTTCCTCTTCTCCATCTTTTTCTCTGTTTAAATGCTCTCCCCTGGTCATCAATAGATCATTTTTGTATAACCCAAAGACTTCATCCTCTGCAAGGGGCTTTTCTTTCCTTTATCCTGCAAGGTTGACAATATAATGTCaataaaatgtgaaatttcttcttaaaagaaCTCCTCAGTTGGTCTGCTTTGGTTTCTGCCTCATGCTGCagcattttgtttcaaaaggTTCCAATGCTCTCCGGTGGAGAACGTGTTGTCTTGACAGACATTACAGGGATGTTTGACCTATGGACCCTGCTTTAAATGGTATATACCTGTAAAACACATCCCAAACCTACACCACAAAGGAAAGCCTGAACATGAGCTGAGTATCTGTTGTGCTTCACAAAAGTTTAGTTGGAGACTTGCTTTCAATCTGAGACTGTCCCAATATCAgggcacatttttttttttaaattgcccaaAATAATCAATTTAGTCCCATCACTTAGCTGTGGGCTGGCTGTGAACCTCCCTCCAAACTGCAGCTGTAactaagggcacgtcttcacttgCAACGTTAAAGTACTGCCACGGCatcgctttaacgtggcttgtgtagtcgtggcatagcgctgggagagagctctcccagcactataaaaatcaatcaatcaccTCCACAAGAggaatagctcccagcactgctgtctatactggcactttacagcactgaaacttgcagcactctggtggctgttttttcacacccctgagcgagaaagttacagcactgtaaagtgccagtgtagacaagccctgagtcaggGAAATTGCTTACACCACCATCAACATGTGTAGCGTGCCTGGAAACTAACTGCATGCTGGACTTTCCCCTGTTGGGTCTTCACCTGAGAGATAAATCTCTCCCTTCCTGATCATCAAGGCcactgtgggtgggggcaggattAAATTAAACCAAGTTGAACATCTGAATTGCATAGTTTACACCACAGATTGGGTGAGGAGCCAGGTATATGTGATACAATTACAAGGAACAAAAGGAGTGAATGAAGCTTCAAGTGTATCCTTCACTTTTTGGTGGCAGTTTGGAAAAGATACACAATAAGCACATCCGGGTCTTCTTTAGCAGGACCTTTTGTGCCGATGTTGTTACTTTCTGGGACTCCCTTGATAACTTGGTTATGCTGATCCCTCCTAACAAAtaacatttcaacatttccaatgTAACCAATAAAACCAGTTCCCACCTCTGTCCATTGACCTCTGCTGGCACACAGAACCATCACATCACATGACCAGTtagggagattttaaaaaaatattatccaAACTCCATGTCAAAGAGGCACTAGAGAGGGTCCCCATGTGCCCAATGAGAGTCTGTGCAATTCTTCACTAATGAAGCTAGACTGTAATTTTACATCTCCTGCTCTTGTAGTGCTGCCCTGGAGGACCAAGAGCAACCCTACAACAGCAAACAGGGTGCAGATGCCAAGAGCAACCTTACAATAAACAGGGTACAAAGACTCCCCTCACTCTGTAGTGACCCCACTCGGTGATGATAGGATCTGAAGGAAATTAGTGTATTAGGCACAGATTCTCAAAAGTTCCAGAATTTCAAttagagttaggtacctaaatacttttgagaatCTGAACCTTAATTCTTGGGCAGAGCTTTGAAGATGTAGAGGTATGTATAAATACGAAGCATTATTATTCCTCTCTCACCCTCCTCAATTCAGTGCTGGTGCTAGCTCACTGGGGgcccctaagcaggaatatttttgcccCTGCCCACACAACACATACTCATAATTAACAGGGGGCCCctttgagctgcttggggccctaagtaattgcttagtctgcttatgtcTTGCTCTGCTCATCTAGAAAGACATTTGTAGCAAAGTGAGGCCAATAGGAGAATCTTCCACACATTGACATGTACCACAGCTCTTGCCTAGCTCAGGCATGGAGCAGAGCAGCAAAGTGAACAGGACAAGAGCCTGCTCAGTTTCATTCCCTAGCTGTGCTCCATCTGCTGGTGGGCTGGCAGCAAAATGAGGTTACAAGTAAGTCTGTTGAGTTTATCTTGGAGCTGTGGAGAGAAGCAGAGGGGGAGCGGAGCAGCAAGTTGTTGGAAGGGAAGGAGCTGGGTTAAGAATAAGAGACTGGGAGGgaaatggaaaagagaagaaactgggactgaagaggagaaaaagagaataaaaaagaacaagaggtgggggaaaggagagaagaaatTAAACTGTCCAAAAAGGAGGAGAGGCAGAGCTTCTCTGTCTCTGCTGAGCTGACTCACCTCAAAGTCCCTATATGTCCTCCAAAAAGCATTTGAGTTTCTCAGACCATAAAGGCTACAAACCCATGGATGATTCTGTATTACAGAACAGTTGCAAATCTAGTCCTTTACACTTATTCTTCCAGAAATGTTAGGATAAAGCTCTGCTAACCTAACTAAGGAACTGAACGCTTATCAAGAATTTAGattaaacagacagacaaaaaagcCCACCAGGTGGTACCTCTTTTATTCTCAAATAGATTGCTTGTTTCATTAATACTAATCATCCAGTCCCTAGAAAGGTCTTTAATGGGTATTTAAAAGTGAATCAAAGGCCACCCTTTAATTCACCTGGTCAAATATCTCTTATGCTcgtgctctctctttttttttttaaatgtgagatCAAATCTTATGGAGCAGAATTAGAGAGTTAAAAGTTAGCAGTGGTTAACTCTCTGTGGCTTGCTCTGTGTTCTCCCTCCAACATTCAGGGTATGCAGCAGTTGTGGGTTATTTTGCAGATTATAAGAAAATGTAtttgaattttcaaaacaaaacattttgggaaaGCCTGCATCTAAAAACTGGCCTTGAGGACTGGGATATGGAGGAGGAGCTCAAGCTAACCACCACCACCGATCAGTTTCCTCAAGGTAAGGAGTTCTGAGAGTCTTGGGTTCTGGATGGTTTGGTTATGTGTATGTTCTTGGCTGTGAAACTTCCAGGTGAAAAGAAGACACTCTGATGGCTGGAGATAGAAATCTGATCTAGCCTGGAAATTCATTAAAAATCATATCATATCTTGTCTTGCTATCAAAGAATTTAAATGCTGTTAAATTAGAATTTTCTCTTTTATGAACTTCAAAATTATGCAAATTTAGGAGAACCCGGAGATTAAACTGTAAATAACTGACAAGTACTCTGACATCGGGGGGGATCCTAAAGAGAGCTGACAAGACTGGctcaatgaaataaaaatctccaGAGAGCACTCCAGAAAACATATTGGCATATGATAGAAGTAGCAGCACTGACTGGGCTAGAGCAGATGCCAATGCTGGATACATGTGATTGTTCATGATTCTAGTTCAACATTGTGAAACTATCACAGAaaatgttttgctaaaagatATAATCTAGTTTAAACAGGAATAATTTGGGGGAAGTTCAATGGCCTGAGTTATGCAGGTGAGATTAAATGATTACAGTGCCCCCTCTGGCCTTTGACTCTATGAATAGAAAAAAGCAGAAACTGAACATCTCTAGTATGTCATGTCTAGTTCATGTCCAGCTCCACCATTGTTGCTATGATTTGCTGCTTTGGCCAGTCTAATTCTAAATCTCTCCACTGATGTGCCAGTCTCAAAGAATTCTTATGATACTTTAGTACATGGATTGTAGGGCTCTGGACCATGCTAGGGAAATGCTGGGACTGGCATCTCCCTAAAAACCTTATAGTCACAGTCTTAGGCTCTAGGCCTGGAATCTGACCCTTAGGCCCACATGGGTCCCCATTCTGCAGGAGTCCAACTGCAGGATGAGGGTTTTGATGGGTGTAGCcaagtggctctcaaccaggggtacctctgggaatatgcagaggtcttccagggggtacatcaactcatttagctatttccctagttttacaacaggctatagggttgccaactttctaattgcacaaaaccgaacacccttgccccaacccttctccaagaccccaccccgctcactccattccccctctgcTCTGTCactcgctcactctcccccaccctcacttaatcattttcactgggctggggagggtccctttttgaccaagTGTTTTGGTttaagcactagtgaagtcagtacaaactaaaatttcatatggacAATAACTTGTtgatactgctctatatactatacactgaaattaagtacaatgtttatattccaattgatttacagttatgtggtaaaaatgagaaagtaagcaattgttcagtaacagTGTACTGTGATGCTTTTGTATtcttgtgtctgattttgtaagcaagtcatttttaagtaaggtgaaaccTGGGGTGTACGCAAGGCAAATCaaacttctgaaaggggtacagtagtctggaaaggttgagagcaacTGGTGTAGCCCAAACTAGGTGACCCATCatgctgcagaaaagggcctTTTTTCCCCAACCCAAATTAGACTAAGGATGCGTCTCAATGCCTTGATGCTCAGAAGAGaaagggggtggagaagaggagggagatgggtGTCAGTGCTGTCAATTCACCACATTGTCTCTTGATCTTCCATTTCCCACCAGCTGCAGATGAAAAACAGAACCATCACATGCTGAAGTGGCAGTCTGAGCAACAGGTGCGCAGGAACTCACTCCCCAGGGAACCGTCTGAGACCCTCCCATCCATACGGCCTGGTGAGCCATGAGCAGGGTATTGTCCTGGGGCAAAGGGATGGTGCCATTAGCAGATGCGTATGTAAAAGGGCATTCATTTGTCCTGTTACAGAGGGATGGACAGCAACAGAGTGCACATCTGGGTCTGATCTTCTCCAAGGGTCAGAGGTGTTTAGGTCAGCACTAAGGGGAGTATTATGTACTCCTTCCTCCATTGGATGCTGCCAGACCAGTAGCTCAGGGTGATTCCTGGGTAGTGAGAGTGCAGGCAACTCTGGTGCTGCTCGCAGGGGAAGGGAAGTTAAAACTCCCAGGGTGAGCAAGGGACACAGCCCGGTGGTGTGAGGGGCCACAGGACAGGAGGGAAAAAACAATCCATTTTTTGTGAGATATGGAGATAAATGCTATGCAGGGGTGGTGGGTGCTAAAACAGCATGGAGTCTTAGGGTTATGAGAGCCCTGAGATTTTGGATCTACATCCTATTTAGCCTTAGCACAGCCCTGTTCCCAGGAGGCAGGAGTCCTGTCTGTTGCAGAGGCCCCCAGATGGCGTCACTGGAGTGATTTGGCTTCCTCTCTCTCAGCAGAATCTTATGTGCAGCCCCATTTGTGGATGTGGATGAACACCAATCTGGTTTGCCCCATTGCCAGCTGTCCCAGTGTGGACATGCCAGGACCCAGTAGCCCAGCATTCTCAGTAGCTGCTGCTCCAGGGTTTTCTCCTCCAAACCCTTCCTTGAATTGCTCCAACCTTGACTGTTCTGAGGAGGATCTGCTGTCGTCATCCAGTGAGGCAGagaaggtatgtgacagaagggAAGCTGTGTGGACAGTGCTAGGCATTACATGCTTTGAGTTGCTtggtctctgtgactgatgcatcccaagatagGACTAAGCTTGCTCATGCCCTGTTTTATGAGCAGCAGAAGTGAATGCATAGATTCCGCCCAAATTGTGGCTGGCAGAAGGTACAAGATGCTGGATTGGAAACTGGAATCCTTCCTATCCCCAGAACAGGAATAGCCCAGGTAGCAGCATATACCTCAGGCCTGTCATGTGGGGAGGAGCTCATTTACCATTACCCACTCAGTACGTGACCCTTCTGCTGAAACGATAGAAATGTGCCAGTTAGTACCCATTTGTGATGGGTACACATcaccactgggaactggactaaGGCCCAAACTCATTACATGCAGGCCACTGATGTGCAACTTCCCACACATCATGTCTACTCACTGACTCCATGCAGGCCTAACCCATCTCTTCCACCCCTCTTTTTCTCCCTAGTTCACTGAGGATGAAGATGTCTCATCGGTGGACATCTCACTCTCTCAGAAAATGGAGACTCCCAAATCTAAGGCTGCTCTGGCACCCCGGAAACCAAAGGTCCCCAGATCTCAGAGCAAGAAGCTCAAGTACATCCTGCAGGCGAGCACCAAACTCAAAGGGGGCTGGCCCCGGCCCCCCCTTAATTACTGCATCCTCATCACCCTGGCCCTGCGTAACAGTGCAGAAGGCAGCCTGACTGTGCAGCAAATCTACCAATTCACACGGTACCCACAGCCCTCCTAACTCCCCCCATGCTGGGATAGGGGGAGTTTAAAGGGGCATGGGTACAAAACTGTCCTAGCTTTTGCTAGGGAGGAAGTATGGCTAGGGCAGgtggctggaagtcaggactcctgggttctatggttctattctcagctctacTACTGACTCACCATGAGACATTAAGCAAGTCACTTCCTTTCTGTTCCCATTAGAGGCTACATgggcatttaaataaaaatctaagtTCAGGAGTATTCAGACTTAGAGTTTTAGTTCTGGCCTGTTGCCATTTAACAGTACTCTGTTCAACTGGTCCAGCCAAACCTAATGTTTAAGGGTGTAACCTAATGGTACAGGGGCTTGGGAGGAATCTCTCATCCTCTTATATCCACGTATGTTCCACAAATGATCAGGTGCACTCTGGTTGTGGCAAGAAACATTGACCTCATGACTAGCGTAGCCAATGCTGTGCTCTGGGCTTGCCCGGCTTGTGAACCCAGCTCTGTgcccttcttctctctctctacagGCAGCACTTTCCCTTTTTCCAGACAGCCCCAGATGGCTGGAAAAACACCATTCGTCACAATCTGTGCTTCAGTAGCAGCTTTGAAAAAACCACCCACTTTGTGTGCAACGAGGGCAACCGCAAGTCCCGCCTGTGGAAGCTGACACTAGAAGGCTGCAGAAAGTTCCAGGAAGAGGTATGGGCTCTATCTGAGGAGGCCCTCGACTTAGTGAGC is part of the Natator depressus isolate rNatDep1 chromosome 22, rNatDep2.hap1, whole genome shotgun sequence genome and harbors:
- the FOXR1 gene encoding LOW QUALITY PROTEIN: forkhead box protein R1 (The sequence of the model RefSeq protein was modified relative to this genomic sequence to represent the inferred CDS: inserted 1 base in 1 codon; substituted 1 base at 1 genomic stop codon), coding for MYLNFQNKTFWESLHLKTGLEDWDMEEELKLTTTTDQFPQAADEKQNHHMLKWQSEQQVRRNSLPREPSETLPSIRPAESYVQPHLWMWMNTNLVCPIASCPSVDMPGPSSPAFSVAAAPGFSPPNPSLNCSNLDCSEEDLLSSSSEAEKFTEDEDVSSVDISLSQKMETPKSKAALAPRKPKVPRSQSKKLKYILQASTKLKGGWPRPPLNYCILITLALRNSAEGSLTVQQIYQFTRQHFPFFQTAPDGWKNTIRHNLCFSSSFEKTTHFVCNEGNRKSRLWKLTLEGCRKFQEEVWALSEEALDLVSQSLSKPDAIFVQSLIPAAPEIRTMWFPSXLISSXATTVSFQAIAEGSPRCEWKL
- the UPK2 gene encoding uroplakin-2 gives rise to the protein MLIAQRRVSSVVLSDFNISSFSSVLFLAFAESFLMAVPLCQFTGAHASIHITHLDGTTDIRHFTVPPCCGRHDLVNLMDSNGGFTLTRLDAYQVTNLVLTGSLALSISYSIPKKDPSRSTSNTVTIVTLERVDYRNTAVDISCSGVMVVIMVLLSAGLIAVLAITGRK